AGCCCGTGGGTGATGGCCAGCCAGGAGGCGACCACGTTGCTGGAGGTCGCGGGCAGCAGCATGGGGCTGGTGCCGAGGTAGGTGTCGCGGGCGATGGTCTCGACCGTCTCGCAGACGGTGTCGACGTTGCCGAAGTTGGTGCTGACGACGGTGCCGACGGACTCGCCGGGCACGGTCGAGGCGTTGTCCGCCCCGATCAGCCCGGCCGCGGCGAGCGCCTCCCGGCCCGCGACCATGGCGAGCTTGGTGGCCCGGTCCTTGTAGCGCAGGCCCCGGCCGGTGAGCCGGTCCACCGGGTCGAGGGGCTCCCCGGCGGGGCGCCGGTCGCCGAGCAGTTCCCCGGGGGTGTCGAGACCGCTGACGGCCGTACCGAGTCCGGTGACCACGACGCGTGTCGGGCTCACTGCTCCTCCTCCCGCACCGGGGCGGCGCCGTTCCCGCCGGCCGCTTCGTGCCTCCCGTACCGTTCGACGATCGCGACCGCGTTGAGCCCGCCGAAGCCGAAGGAGTCGATCTGGGCGATCCGCAGCTCCTCGTCGGGGCGTACCGCCTGCCCGCGCACCAGCCGGAATCCGGCCACCGACTCCACCGGGTCGTCGAGCCCGACGGTCGGCGGCACACTCCCGCGCCGCATCACGTCGACGGCCGCGACCAGGCTGTGCAGTCCGGACGCCCCGGCGGTGTGCCCGGTCATCGACTTGATGGCGGTCATGTACGGGGACGGCTCGACCCCGGCGAAGACCGAGCCGAGGGCCGCGGACTCCGCCTCGTCGTTGAGCGGGGTGCCCGTGCCGTGCAGCATCACCAGGTCGATGTCGGCGGAGCCGACCCCGGCCCGGCGGTGTGCCTCCCGCACGGCCGCGGCGATGTTCTTCGCCTCGGGCGCCGAGGGGTGATGGGCGTCGCAGTTGACCGCGACACCGCGCACCCGTGCGTGCACCGTGGCCCCGGGTCCGGGCCCGTCGGCCTCCCTGCGCAGTACGACGGCGACCGCGCCCTCGCCCTGCAGCATGCCGCGCCGGGCCCGGTCGAACGGCCGTACCCGGTCCGGGGCTTCGGGGTAGCAGCGGTCGAGCAGCCCGTACGTGCTCTCCGAGATGGTGTCCACGCCGGCCACCACGACCGTGTCGGCCTGCCCGAGGTCGAGCAGGTCGGTGGCGAGGGCCAGGGTGTAGAGCGAGGCGGAGCAGGCGTTGGCGACGGTGTGGGTGTCGGCGGCACCGAAGCGCCTGCGCAGCATGGTGCCGAAGTGCAAGTCCGCCGGCTCCACCGGTGTCCCGTCCCGCCAGGACAGCTCGACCGAGCGCAGCTCGCGCAGGGTCGTCCCGACCAGGACCGGCACCGACGACAGGTCGTCGCCGAGACCGGCGTCCCGCGCGGCCGCCGCGACGGCCTGCTCCAGCCAGCGGGTGGCACGCAGGGGTTCGTCGACGCCGGGGGCCGGCCGGTCGTCGATCTCGTAGGCGACCCGGGCGCGGAACTTGCTGCGGTCGTAGCCGCGCAGTCCGGCGAGACCGCTGCGGCCCGCCACCAGCGACTCGTAGATCTCGTCGGTGTCGGAACCGATGCTGGCGACGGCTCCCATCCCGGTCACGATCCAGCTCATGCCGCGCTCCGGTACTTGCCGAGGATGACCACCGCGTTGTTCCCACCGAAGGCGAGCGCGTTGTTCTGCACGATGTTCAGCTCGGCTTCGCGGGCCTCGTTGGGCACGCAGTCGACACCGCACTCGGGGTCGGTCTCCTGGTGGTTGACGGTCGGCGGGATGAATCCCTGGGTGAGGGCGACGGCGCAGGCCGCGGCGGCGACCGCGCTGGCCGCCCCCATGCTGTGGCCGATCATCGACTTGATGGAGACCGTCCGCGGCATGGCGTCGGCGCCGAAGATCTGCCGGATCGCGCCGGCCTCGGTGATGTCGTTGGCCCTGGTGCCGGTGCCGTGGGCGGAGACGAAGTCGATCTGGTCGGGCGTCACCCCCGCGTTGCGGTGGGCGATGTCGATGGTGCGGGCGATGCTGTCCCGGTCGGGTGCGACCGGGTGCAGGGCGTCGCAGGCGAGCCCGTACCCGAGCACCTCCGCGTAGATCCGGGCGCCCCGGGCGAGCGCGGAGTCCAGGCTCTCCAGCAGGAGGATCCCGGCCCCCTCCCCCGTGAGGATGCCCTTGCGGTCCTTGTCGAAGGGCTGACAGACCTCGGGGGCGATGGTGCCGAGCCGGTAGAAACCGGTGAAGGTCTTGCGGCACAGCGCGTCCGCCCCGCCCACCAGGGCGATGTCCACGTCGCCGCTGCGCAGGGCGTCGTAGCCGTAGCCGACCGCGTAGTTGCCCGCCGCGCAGGCGGTCGGGATCGTGACGGCCTCGACGTCCTCCAGGGCGAACTCCCTGACGATGCCGGAGGAGAGCCGGCCGGCCGGCACCCGGCGGGCGACCACCGGGTCGTACGACTCGGGACCGGTGGCGAGACCCGTCTCGACGAGCTGGTCGAGGTCGCGGGACTCGCCGTCCGTGGTGCCCACGGACACCAGGGAGCGCCGGGCCCGCACCTCGTCCACGGTCAGCCCCGCGTCCTCGATGGCCATCCGGGTGGCGGCGACGGAGAACTGGCTGGCCCGCCCGAGCTCCTCGGGGTCCACCCGGTGGATCCACCGCGCCGGGTCGAAGTCCGTGACCTCGCACCCGTTGGCGTAGTCGAACCCGGTGGTGTCGAATGCCGTGATCGGCTTGACTCCGCCGTGTCCTTCGCGGAGTCCGGTGGTGAACGCGTCGATACCGATGCCGATACTGGTGACGACGCCGAGCCCGGTGACGACCACCCTGCGGGGGGTGCCGTCCGTGCCTCGGATACCTGTGTTCATCGAAGCTCACCCTCTGGCTGACTCAGCCGACTGATCGGGGCAGGGCCGGAGCACTGCCGGTCAGCCGCGGGCGGAGGCCTCTTCGACGACGGTGTACACACCGACGAGGTTGACCATGCGGCTGAGCTCCGCCTGGTCGATCGTCACGTGCTGGGTGCGCTCGAGGGCGGCGAGGATCTCGATGGCGCGCAGCGAGTCCGCGTCGTGGTCCTCCTTGAACAGGCTGACCTCGGTGACCTCGTCCTCGTCGATCTCAAGGATGTCGCAGACGACCTCCTTGATGTCCTGCTTGCGTGCGGCGTCCAGTCCGGTGGTCGCGTTGGTCATGTCGACTCCCTGAAAGATCGGTGAGGATCCGGAGTCGTGCGACTCCGCCCATCCGTTCGGTGAGTCGATGGTGGGACGGGGCGCTATGCCGCCTCTATACGGATGATCCCCGCAGCTCGGAGGCGTCGGCCGAGGTGTCGTCCGGGAGGTCGTCCAGCGGCTCGCCGGGCTCGTGTGCTGCTCCGTCCAGGGCCGCGTCCCCGTCGTCGTCACCGCCGAGCCAGCCGGACTCGACGGCGCGCATGCCTGCCTGGAAGCGGCTCTTCGCGCCGAGCCGGCCCATCAGGTCCGCGGTGATCCGGCGTCCGGTGCGCACCGAGACACCCAGCCGGCGGGCGACCACCTCGTCCGTGAGTCCTTCCCCGAGCAGGCGCAGGACGGTCTGTTCCTGGCTGGTGAGTTCGTTCTCCTCGGCGGGCTGCCGCGGCCGTTTCCGGCCGCTGAGCGGTACGGCCTTGTCCCATACGTGGTCGAAGAGCGCGCAGAGGTTGGCGAGGATCCCGGGGCTGCGGAACACCATGGCGCCGGCTCCGGAATCGTCCGGGTCGATGGGCACGACCGCCTGCTCCCGGTCGAAGATGAGCATCCGGGAGGGCAGCGAGGCCGTGGTGCGCACGTGGTTGCCGGAACGGAGCAGCCAGCGCGCGTAGTCGACCGACTCGGGGTCGTTGTAGAGGCTGTCGAGGTAGATGGTGTGCATCACGACGCCGCGGCTCTGCAGCGTCTCGCTCAGCGGCCGGCCCGCCGCGCGGCTGGCGGCGGACTGCCCGCCGCCGGGATGGAACGCCAGGAGCGAGTCCTGGCAGGAATGGCTGAGTTCCTCGATCCGTGACCGGATCTCGTCTATTCCCTCGATGCGTTCGGTTTCGATGTGGTGCGACTCCCGCTGCGCCGCGGCGTAGTCGTGGACGAGCCGTGAGACCTCGACACGCGCGTCCGTCATCTGCCGTTGCCGCTCGAGGAAGTCGGCTTCCTGCCGGGCGAGCAGCGCCTGGAGTCCGACGTCCGGCGGGACCGCTCGCAGCGTGCCCGGCGTCTCCCAGGAGGGCCTGATCAGTGACAGCCGTACGCACTCGTCGAGCGCGGAGCGCACGCGGTCGGCCGGCCACCTCAAGGTGTTCATCAGGTCTTCGACCGAAAGTCCCGGCTGCGCCAGCACGGCCCGGTAGAGCTCGGCCGAGTTCTTTCCCAGTCCCAGGAGCTCCAACATCCGATATCCCCCGTGTCATGAAGGCCGCTGCCCCTGCGTCCTCCCCGGCATTCAGAGTGTAATCCGGGCGTTCTAGTTGTTCGATTCTTTTCCCTCATCTCCCATATGACCGCTCTATTCAATTCTTCAACAAGAAGCCGGGTGCGAGGGATTGGCCCACGACAACGCCGAAGGGCGCCCGGACCGTGGATGACCACGACCCGGACGCCCTGAATGATGCCGTGGTGCGGATCCTGGATGGTGCGGATCCTGGGTGGTGCGGATCAGCCGCAACGCCAGACGGCGGGGAAGCGCGGGTAGCTCGCGCCCGGACGGGCCTTCGCGCCGGCGAGCGACCCGTCGTCGCCGAGCGTGCTCAGCACCCCGTCGGCAGGGGCGGCCCCCGCACTGGCGGTCAGCTGCCACAGACTCGCGACCAGCCTCTTGTTGCTGCCGAGGATGAGCCCCTGACTGTTGATGGCCGTGGTGCCCTGGCCGTTGGGCAGGGCCGCCGCCCTGCCGTCCTTGTTCCACACGACGGCGGACCGGGCGAAGTCGGCGGTCAGGGCGTCACCGATGACGTTGCCGTTCGAGATCCCGGTGACCTGGGCGTGCGCCGCGCCGGTCGGTATGGGCAGCTGCCTGGCCGTGCCGTTCTTCCAGAGGTACGGCCGCCAGGTGCCCCGGGGGGCGTCCTCGGCGGTGACCGCCACCGTGCCGTCGGTGTCCACGCCCTCGACCTTGCTGCCCTTGGGGAAGCCGGCCGGCTTGACCACGGTGCCGGGCTGGTCCGCCGGCCACTTGTAGACCTCACGGTAGTTGGGGTCGGCGCCGTAGCCGTCGCCGTAGATGTCCCCGTTCTCGGTGACCACGCGCGTCTGGACGTCGTGGGAGCCGGCGGGCACCGGAAGCTGCTCCAGCTTCCCGTCGCGCGAACGGACCGGGAACCACGTCCAGTTCGGGAAGCCCTCCACCACGCCGGTGATCTTCGCGCCGTGCCCCACCACGGTGCCCGCACTGTTCACGTCGCTGACGTACAGGTCGAAGTCGGCGCCGGCCGCGGGCCCCAGGTCGGTCAGCCTGCCGTCGGTCCAGAGCACGGCGTGCTCCAGCGAGTCGTCCCCGGGGAACTGGACCTCCCCCGCGTACACACCTGCCCCGCCCGTCGCGGTCACGCTCCCGGACTCGATCCCCTCCGGTACCGGCAGGTAGGCGGCCTGGTAGGTGCACGCCTGCTCGGCGGCCTGGGCGGACGGTGCGATACCGGTGACCGCGGAGGCCGCCAGGAACGTCGTGGCCAGGACAGCGGCATTGCGTCTTTTCAGGTTCATGTCATCCCATCGAAGCGGTGGACACCTGCCCACCCAGCGTCCCCACCACCTCTATGCCCCACCTATGCCCCATGGGCAGAACAGCCAGTCACGGGAGCTCCCGGCGTTCGATGACACAAGAAGGCCGCTCAGCGGACGGTTGCGCAAGCTTTAAACTGTCCGCGTGGAAGCAGCGGAGACAGTGGAGCCGGCCGGTGTGACCGGGTGGGAGGTCGCCGTCCTCGACGGTGGACCGGCCGACGGGATGCGGGTGAAGGTCGCCGACCGGCCGCGGGTGGTGCAGGTGACGTATCCCTGCCGGGCCGAGGGTGCGCCGGCCGGGGTGCGGGTCGAGGGGGTCTACGTCTACCGCCTCGACCACGGGGTGACCGAGGAACCGCTGCGCTACGGGTTCGACATCGCCTGTCCCTGAGCTCCCCCGGCGGACCGTGCCCGGCACGTCCGTCACCCGGCCGTGCGGGACCGGTGTTCGTGGTGTGCCCGCGCCGCCGTCAGGCCCACGGCGTACAGGGCCAGGACCGCCGCCAGGAGGCCGTAGTACAC
Above is a window of Streptomyces griseorubiginosus DNA encoding:
- a CDS encoding beta-ketoacyl synthase N-terminal-like domain-containing protein, encoding MSWIVTGMGAVASIGSDTDEIYESLVAGRSGLAGLRGYDRSKFRARVAYEIDDRPAPGVDEPLRATRWLEQAVAAAARDAGLGDDLSSVPVLVGTTLRELRSVELSWRDGTPVEPADLHFGTMLRRRFGAADTHTVANACSASLYTLALATDLLDLGQADTVVVAGVDTISESTYGLLDRCYPEAPDRVRPFDRARRGMLQGEGAVAVVLRREADGPGPGATVHARVRGVAVNCDAHHPSAPEAKNIAAAVREAHRRAGVGSADIDLVMLHGTGTPLNDEAESAALGSVFAGVEPSPYMTAIKSMTGHTAGASGLHSLVAAVDVMRRGSVPPTVGLDDPVESVAGFRLVRGQAVRPDEELRIAQIDSFGFGGLNAVAIVERYGRHEAAGGNGAAPVREEEQ
- a CDS encoding beta-ketoacyl-[acyl-carrier-protein] synthase family protein, with amino-acid sequence MNTGIRGTDGTPRRVVVTGLGVVTSIGIGIDAFTTGLREGHGGVKPITAFDTTGFDYANGCEVTDFDPARWIHRVDPEELGRASQFSVAATRMAIEDAGLTVDEVRARRSLVSVGTTDGESRDLDQLVETGLATGPESYDPVVARRVPAGRLSSGIVREFALEDVEAVTIPTACAAGNYAVGYGYDALRSGDVDIALVGGADALCRKTFTGFYRLGTIAPEVCQPFDKDRKGILTGEGAGILLLESLDSALARGARIYAEVLGYGLACDALHPVAPDRDSIARTIDIAHRNAGVTPDQIDFVSAHGTGTRANDITEAGAIRQIFGADAMPRTVSIKSMIGHSMGAASAVAAAACAVALTQGFIPPTVNHQETDPECGVDCVPNEAREAELNIVQNNALAFGGNNAVVILGKYRSAA
- a CDS encoding acyl carrier protein, which codes for MTNATTGLDAARKQDIKEVVCDILEIDEDEVTEVSLFKEDHDADSLRAIEILAALERTQHVTIDQAELSRMVNLVGVYTVVEEASARG
- a CDS encoding LuxR C-terminal-related transcriptional regulator; translation: MLELLGLGKNSAELYRAVLAQPGLSVEDLMNTLRWPADRVRSALDECVRLSLIRPSWETPGTLRAVPPDVGLQALLARQEADFLERQRQMTDARVEVSRLVHDYAAAQRESHHIETERIEGIDEIRSRIEELSHSCQDSLLAFHPGGGQSAASRAAGRPLSETLQSRGVVMHTIYLDSLYNDPESVDYARWLLRSGNHVRTTASLPSRMLIFDREQAVVPIDPDDSGAGAMVFRSPGILANLCALFDHVWDKAVPLSGRKRPRQPAEENELTSQEQTVLRLLGEGLTDEVVARRLGVSVRTGRRITADLMGRLGAKSRFQAGMRAVESGWLGGDDDGDAALDGAAHEPGEPLDDLPDDTSADASELRGSSV